One part of the Treponema peruense genome encodes these proteins:
- the rfbD gene encoding dTDP-4-dehydrorhamnose reductase, which yields MIWLIGSKGMLGSEIARQLTEKHISWVGSDRDVDISDPQALLNFADSHDTSAGCTGRTASNGKVPEKITWVINCAAYTAVDKAESDAELAKILNEDGPRNIARATRKIGAKLIHISTDYVFDGTGSVPYTETMEKKPLGVYGVTKAAGEDAVEKEMTQYYILRTAWLYGFDGKNFVYTMTKLMNDRDALNVVSDQKGTPTCAMDLAAAIIKIIETSDKAPGLFGKKSAIPYGVYHFTNLGETTWFEFARRIYELGKRFGRIQSDCSVNPCTTEEYPTPAKRPAYSVLDKSKIQNALRIKIPSWEESLEKFIKSPRFEIK from the coding sequence ATGATTTGGCTTATCGGAAGCAAAGGTATGCTCGGAAGCGAAATAGCCCGACAGCTTACCGAAAAACATATTTCCTGGGTGGGAAGTGACCGCGATGTAGATATAAGCGACCCCCAGGCTCTGCTGAACTTTGCAGACAGTCACGACACTTCTGCCGGTTGCACCGGACGCACTGCAAGCAACGGAAAGGTTCCTGAAAAAATTACATGGGTAATCAACTGTGCAGCCTACACTGCCGTAGACAAGGCAGAATCAGATGCGGAACTTGCAAAAATTCTTAACGAAGACGGTCCGCGCAATATTGCCCGTGCCACAAGAAAAATCGGTGCAAAGCTTATCCACATTTCTACTGACTACGTGTTTGACGGAACAGGTTCTGTTCCATATACAGAAACTATGGAAAAAAAGCCTCTGGGCGTGTACGGTGTTACAAAAGCTGCAGGTGAAGATGCTGTAGAAAAGGAAATGACGCAGTATTATATTCTAAGAACAGCGTGGCTTTACGGGTTTGACGGCAAAAACTTTGTCTACACAATGACAAAACTTATGAATGACCGCGATGCCCTTAATGTAGTTTCTGACCAGAAGGGAACTCCGACATGCGCTATGGATCTTGCTGCAGCTATCATTAAAATAATAGAAACTTCTGACAAAGCACCGGGACTTTTTGGAAAAAAATCTGCAATTCCGTATGGAGTGTATCATTTTACAAACCTGGGCGAAACTACGTGGTTCGAATTTGCACGCAGAATTTATGAACTTGGAAAAAGATTCGGACGCATTCAGTCTGACTGTTCAGTTAACCCCTGCACTACAGAAGAATACCCGACTCCGGCAAAACGCCCGGCATATTCTGTTCTTGACAAAAGCAAAATTCAGAATGCACTCAGGATAAAGATTCCGTCATGGGAAGAAAGCCTTGAGAAATTCATCAAAAGCCCGCGCTTTGAAATAAAGTAA